One genomic window of Deltaproteobacteria bacterium includes the following:
- a CDS encoding 23S rRNA (pseudouridine(1915)-N(3))-methyltransferase RlmH, translating to MLSHRVICVGRKAKDPQLESAERYLDRLKKCTKIDLIRLKEGTMSSEGDAILKSIDGCHQVIALDEHGLQWSTMELSGQIVKWRDSGVGSVAWIIGGADGLDSRVKERAHKTLSLTKMTLPHRMALALLLEQLYRVEQIRLGTGYHRP from the coding sequence ATGCTCTCTCACCGCGTCATTTGCGTTGGCCGTAAAGCCAAAGATCCCCAACTCGAAAGCGCCGAGCGATACCTCGATCGCTTAAAGAAGTGCACAAAAATTGACCTAATACGCCTTAAAGAAGGTACGATGTCTTCTGAGGGTGATGCCATCTTGAAAAGCATCGATGGATGTCATCAAGTCATTGCCCTCGATGAGCACGGCTTGCAGTGGTCAACCATGGAACTATCAGGACAGATTGTGAAGTGGAGAGACAGTGGTGTGGGATCAGTCGCCTGGATTATTGGCGGTGCCGACGGCTTAGACAGCCGGGTTAAAGAACGCGCCCACAAGACACTCTCACTCACAAAAATGACCCTTCCCCATCGGATGGCCCTGGCTTTGCTTTTAGAGCAGCTCTACCGCGTTGAGCAAATTAGGCTTGGCACGGGCTACCACCGCCC
- the rsfS gene encoding ribosome silencing factor has translation MEADKLAGIVAQAALDKKGQDVLVLDVRGLSSYADFLVLVSGTSDRHVEAIAQGAIGELKNNHDLMNKSAEGMRSGQWALVDFGDVILHVFHQFTRDVYALEDLWSEAPRETVTDEERPHQMA, from the coding sequence TTGGAAGCAGATAAACTGGCAGGTATTGTCGCCCAGGCAGCACTGGATAAAAAAGGCCAAGATGTATTGGTACTGGATGTCCGCGGCTTGTCCAGCTACGCAGACTTTCTCGTATTGGTCTCTGGAACCAGTGATCGACACGTTGAAGCGATTGCTCAAGGCGCCATTGGTGAGCTCAAGAACAACCACGACTTAATGAATAAAAGTGCTGAAGGCATGCGAAGCGGCCAATGGGCACTCGTTGATTTTGGTGATGTTATTCTTCACGTATTTCATCAGTTTACACGAGATGTCTACGCTCTTGAAGATCTCTGGAGCGAAGCTCCTCGCGAAACCGTCACCGACGAAGAACGCCCACACCAAATGGCATAA